GGCCGAAGGCCTCCCGCCTCTCCGTGCAGGTCCCGCACCTTCCGCAATGAAGATCCCCTCCCTCGTAGCAGCTGTACGTCAGCTCCCACGGCACCCTCAGCCTGTCGCCCTCCCGGACGATGTCGGCCTTGGTCATCGCGGAGAACGGCGTCAGGAGCATGAGCGGCTCGTAGTGGGCCACCGCCAGCACGCCCCGCATGGCCTCGATGAACCCCGGGCGGCAGTCCGGGTAGATGGCGTGGTCGCCCGCGTGCGCGGCGTAGGCCAGCATCCTCTTCCCCCAGGCAAAGCAGTAGCCCGCCGCCACCGACAGCAAGATCATGTTCCGGTTCGGCACGACCGTCTCCTTCATGCTCGCGTCCTGGTAGTGCCCGTGCGGCACCGCCACCCCGTCGTCCGTGAGCGCGCTGCCCCGGAGGCAGTCCCGGATCTCCGACAGGTCTACCACCTCGTGGGGCACCCGGGCGGCCTCGCACACGAGCGCCGCGTGCTCCAGCTCCCGCCGGTGCCGCTGCCCGTAGTCGAAGCTCAGCGCCTCCAGGCGGCGACCGTCCGGCATCTTTTCCAGCATCCAGTAGAGCAGCGTCGTCGAGTCCATCCCGCCGCTCAGTATCACCACGGCCCCGCCCTCTTCCATCTCGTCTACCTCCCTCCCCGCATCGTCCCGGAGACGCCCGGGGTCGCGGGGGTCGATGTAAGCGATGTAAGACGATGCGATCTCTCCCCTGCGTTTTGCCCTGCGTTTTTCATGCGTTTCGTGCCCTTTGTGCGTCTTGCCCTGCGTTTTCCGTGCGTTTGCCCTGCGTCGTGCCTTGCGTCCGGGTCGGCGGGGGAGCCGGGGGTCGCCGGGGTCGTAGGGACCGATGTAAGCGATGCGATCAAGCCAGGAAGTTCAGGCATATCAGCTCCACCGCGCGGCCCTCCCGGATCTCCGGGTCGCGCTCCGAGCAGCGCACCTCGAGGACCGCCGCCTCGATCACGTTCCGCTCCGCCACGGTCAGCCGGATGGGCGCCGACATCGGCACGGAAGGTCCCCCCTCCCCGCCTCCCCCGGAGGCCGTCGTCGTCCCCGGCACGTATGAGCTGGTCGTCGGGGGCGTCCACGTTCCCGAGGACAGGAAGGCCTTGATCTCGTAGCCCTCCCAGAGCTGCGCCGGCTCCAGCATCCCGGCATCGTTCAGGCTCCTCATGCTCCGCTCCAGCTCGTCCAGGTTCCACCCCGACAGCTCCGCCGTCCGGTTGTCCCGCAGCATGTACAGCCGCTGCTGGCCCTCCTCGTCGATGTCGCTTATCACGGCGGCCACGTGGTCCCACTCCAGGAGCAGGGCCGCGTCCAGCGTCCCCTCCCCCGCCAGCAGCACCAGGTCGTCCTTCTCCCGGGCCACCACGATCGGCGTCTGCTGTCCGTGCTCGTTGAGCGACAGCGACAGCGCCCTCACGTCCGGCTTGCCGTGCTTCCTGACGTTGTGCTTATTCGGGCGGACCAGCCTGGTCTCCACCAGCAGCTCCTTCAGAGCCCGGTTCCCCTTCCATCTCATCCTGGTTCCTCGCTTCCACGACGAAGACGCGGCAGATCGCGCCGATCACCGCGCCCTCCGAGTGCTCTTGCTTCTCGTCCCCGAGCTCCTCCCGCATCTTTGCCACGGCCCGGTCGACGACCTCCCTCTCCCCGGTGGTCAGCATGAGCGGTGCCCCCCGCTCCGCCGCCTCCCGGTCCTTCCTCTCCTTCATCTCCCAGTCCGCCTCGATCAGCGCCGACAGCTCGCTCGGCTCCCAGAGCCCCGTCTC
The bacterium DNA segment above includes these coding regions:
- the queC gene encoding 7-cyano-7-deazaguanine synthase QueC — protein: MEEGGAVVILSGGMDSTTLLYWMLEKMPDGRRLEALSFDYGQRHRRELEHAALVCEAARVPHEVVDLSEIRDCLRGSALTDDGVAVPHGHYQDASMKETVVPNRNMILLSVAAGYCFAWGKRMLAYAAHAGDHAIYPDCRPGFIEAMRGVLAVAHYEPLMLLTPFSAMTKADIVREGDRLRVPWELTYSCYEGGDLHCGRCGTCTERREAFGLADSGDPTRYAR
- a CDS encoding ParB N-terminal domain-containing protein, with the protein product MRWKGNRALKELLVETRLVRPNKHNVRKHGKPDVRALSLSLNEHGQQTPIVVAREKDDLVLLAGEGTLDAALLLEWDHVAAVISDIDEEGQQRLYMLRDNRTAELSGWNLDELERSMRSLNDAGMLEPAQLWEGYEIKAFLSSGTWTPPTTSSYVPGTTTASGGGGEGGPSVPMSAPIRLTVAERNVIEAAVLEVRCSERDPEIREGRAVELICLNFLA